The genomic region CCTTTGCGGCAACCGCTTCGAGCCGCTCTTCCGGAACCGCCATAGCCGCCAGAGTACTGGCACCGATCTTCTTGGGCTTGAATACCGGACCAACCCGACTGATGACCCCCGCATCCTGCAATCGCTGCAGAATCTTCAAGACCAACGCCTCGCTGGTGCCGACCCTGGCAGCCATATCCGCATAGGGCGTCGATGTGAGCGGCAACCCATTCTGATATTCGTTGAGCAGTCTCTTTTCCAAGTCGTTCAACTCCACCTTGCCTGGGTTCAGCGTACGTGGATGGGCCTGTCTGAAAAGCGATGCAGGGTTAGCCATGTCACAATCCTGTCTGGTGGGCACGGGAAGTAAAAAAGATGCCACTGGGCTTATCCACCGGCAGCCGGTGGGTCAGTTCCTGGGTGCGGGTAGCGTAGACCTGCACCTCGTCTTTGTCGCGAACCGATATCCAGACGGATTCGCCACGGGGGCTGAACTCCATGTGCAGTGTGCCCTTGCCGGGCTTCAGAGTATTGATAATCTCCAGGGTTTCAGTATCGATAACCTGAATGGTGTCGTTGTGGGGGAAAGCGAAGTTGACCCAGATCTGGCGACCGTCCGGGCGAGCCATGACAAACACCGGCTGACCATGCACAGGAACCTGCTTGATCTCTTTCCAATCTTTGCTGTCAACAACCAACACCGCGTGCTGTCCCACTGCCGGCAGAAAGGCGCGGTCATCTGCCATCGCCCAGCCTTCGAGATGCGGCATCTTGTAGACCGGAAGTTTTTTCTGGCCACGGCCGTAGTCATCGAGGATCAGGCGGGCTCCCTTCTCCGGATGCCATAGATCGAGCAGCGACAGACCATCTTGTCCGAAGAGACCGGCAATATAGTAGCGTCCATTCGGCGTAATCAGCCCGTCATAGGGCAGGCTGCCGATATTTTCGAATCGTTGAATAGCCGGCTTGGCCGGATCACTCATATCGATAATCCAGCTCTCACCGGAATCGTAGAGGCTGACCACAAAACGCTGATCCGGCGCGTCCACCAACCCCACCGTTTTTGAACCTTTTCTATGACCATCCCGGTCAGTGACAGAGGTGGCTGGGATATCGGCAATCAGGGAGAGGTCGTCGGCAGAGAATATCTTCACGCCACCGGGTTTATAGTTGGAGACTGCGATCAGGCTGCCATCCTGGGAGATGGCCCCACCGATGCTGTTGCCGCCCTGGATGATGCGTTTGACGATCCTGCCGCAGAGGATGTCCACCTTGGTGAGTCCGCCATCGCGGCCGAAGATATAGACGTAGCGCTCATTACGGGAGTAGACGGCGGAGGCGTGGGAGAGGTCACCCAACCCCTCGACCCGAAACAACTCGCTGTGGTTGGTGGTATCCACCACCTTCAGACTGCCCGCCGCCCGCTCGATGATGATACCCATATCGCCTGTGCCACGGGTCAGGCACTCGGCCAGGGAGAGACCGGGCAGCAGAAGCATCGTGACAAGCAGGAAACGCAGAGACTTCATCACCGACGGACACCCTGTTTCAGCTGTTGCGCCAACCATAGGGCTTCACTGTCGGTAAAAAACGGACGCCAGGGCGGCATCGGTGTGCCGGGGCGACCGTGCAGGATGGTGACCGCCAACTGTTCCGCCTGCCAGGACTGCAGGCGCTTCGGTGTCAGAGCAGGGCCGAGCCCACCCTCCAACCGCATGCCGTGGCAGGAGCCGCAGTCATGTTTCAACAGATAGAGCAACTCAGCCTGACGCGGGGAGACGATTTCCGCCTGCACGGCAGTGCCTGTCATAACGACAGGTATGACCAACAGCAGGATGGAAAGGGATTTCATCAGGTTAATACTTCTCTTTCGCGTAAATAAGACATTACTTAAATAGTAAGATATCACCTGGGTTTCGGGAGTGGCTTTGACTTCTGTCAACCTCCCTATTCGACGTGTACCACACCCGTCATTTTGGGATGTGGACCACAGCGATAGGGAAAACTTCCGGCCTGATCGAAGCTGCGTTCATAGGTATCATCTGGAAACAGATAATCAGGCTCTGGATCCCCCGCCTGCTCAAACCAGACGCTGTGGTACTGCCGCTTCTCCCGGTTGATCCAACGCAGCCGCTGCCCGGCCTTGATGGTAATCTCCTGTGGCTCAAATTTAAATTTGATGATGTCTATCTCAGCGACCGGTGTCTGCACACCACCCGCCGACAGAGACGAGGCAGATAGGGTGAAAACCAGAACTAGCAGGCTCCGACGAACGTTTATCAAGTTGGTCGTCTTGCTCATCATCACTGTGCAGTTGCGTTAATCTCAGTCTTATCGTTATCAAATCCCAGTTTGTAACCCAGGGAGACGTGGTGGAAACGCGCGTTGCTAAAGTCGTCATGGATAGCAAAACCAAAATTGTAGATCTGGTCTTTCGCCAGCGGCAGATCACCCGGCTTGCCGGTCTGAAGCTTACGTTTCATCACCAG from Gammaproteobacteria bacterium (ex Lamellibrachia satsuma) harbors:
- a CDS encoding plastocyanin translates to MSKTTNLINVRRSLLVLVFTLSASSLSAGGVQTPVAEIDIIKFKFEPQEITIKAGQRLRWINREKRQYHSVWFEQAGDPEPDYLFPDDTYERSFDQAGSFPYRCGPHPKMTGVVHVE
- a CDS encoding Lrp/AsnC family transcriptional regulator, translated to MELNDLEKRLLNEYQNGLPLTSTPYADMAARVGTSEALVLKILQRLQDAGVISRVGPVFKPKKIGASTLAAMAVPEERLEAVAAKVSAYPEVNHNYEREDEHNLWFVVTAPSEAHLAAVLARMEFETGLPILNLPLRKEFHINLGFPLWC
- a CDS encoding cytochrome c; protein product: MKSLSILLLVIPVVMTGTAVQAEIVSPRQAELLYLLKHDCGSCHGMRLEGGLGPALTPKRLQSWQAEQLAVTILHGRPGTPMPPWRPFFTDSEALWLAQQLKQGVRR
- a CDS encoding protein nirF; the protein is MKSLRFLLVTMLLLPGLSLAECLTRGTGDMGIIIERAAGSLKVVDTTNHSELFRVEGLGDLSHASAVYSRNERYVYIFGRDGGLTKVDILCGRIVKRIIQGGNSIGGAISQDGSLIAVSNYKPGGVKIFSADDLSLIADIPATSVTDRDGHRKGSKTVGLVDAPDQRFVVSLYDSGESWIIDMSDPAKPAIQRFENIGSLPYDGLITPNGRYYIAGLFGQDGLSLLDLWHPEKGARLILDDYGRGQKKLPVYKMPHLEGWAMADDRAFLPAVGQHAVLVVDSKDWKEIKQVPVHGQPVFVMARPDGRQIWVNFAFPHNDTIQVIDTETLEIINTLKPGKGTLHMEFSPRGESVWISVRDKDEVQVYATRTQELTHRLPVDKPSGIFFTSRAHQTGL